A region from the Lycium barbarum isolate Lr01 chromosome 8, ASM1917538v2, whole genome shotgun sequence genome encodes:
- the LOC132605361 gene encoding short chain aldehyde dehydrogenase 1-like, which produces MGIPSSITPIVKRLEGKVAVITGGASGIGEAATRLFTKHGAKVVVADVRDDLGRALCKELGSNDTVSFAHCDVTNENDMQNAVDGAVSRYGKLDIMFSNAGITGNMKDPSILATDYNNFKNVFDVNVYGAFLGAKIAAKAMIPTKKGSILFTSSIASVIGGIASPITYASSKHAVVGLAKHLAVELGQYGIRVNCISPYTVATPLVREILGKMDKEKAEEVIMETANLKGTILEPEDIAEAAVYLGSDESKYVSGINLVIDGGYSKTNPLASMVMQNYI; this is translated from the exons ATGGGAATTCCTTCATCTATAACTCCAATTGTCAAAAG GTTAGAAGGTAAGGTAGCAGTGATCACAGGTGGAGCTAGTGGAATTGGAGAGGCTGCAACACGACTTTTCACAAAACATGGGGCCAAGGTTGTGGTTGCTGATGTTCGAGATGACTTAG GTCGGGCCCTCTGCAAAGAATTAGGCTCAAATGACACTGTTTCCTTCGCACATTGCGATGTTACGAACGAAAACGACATGCAAAACGCTGTAGACGGAGCAGTTTCGAGGTACGGAAAGCTAGACATCATGTTCAGCAACGCGGGCATAACTGGAAACATGAAGGATCCGAGTATTTTAGCCACGGACTACAACAACTTCAAGAACGTATTCGATGTCAACGTTTACGGGGCATTTTTAGGAGCCAAAATTGCAGCCAAAGCAATGATACCAACTAAAAAAGGAAGTATTTTATTCACTTCTAGTATTGCTTCTGTTATTGGTGGCATTGCTTCACCAATAACATATGCTTCATCAAAACATGCTGTGGTTGGACTAGCTAAACATTTAGCTGTGGAATTGGGACAATATGGAATAAGGGTCAATTGCATTTCTCCATATACTGTTGCAACACCACTTGTTAGGGAAATTTTGGGGAAAATGGATAAGGAAAAAGCAGAAGAAGTTATTATGGAAACTGCTAATCTTAAAGGGACAATATTGGAACCTGAAGATATTGCTGAGGCTGCTGTGTATTTGGGAAGTGATGAGTCTAAGTATGTGAGTGGTATTAATTTGGTGATTGATGGAGGATATAGTAAAACTAATCCTCTTGCCTCAATGGTCATGCAAAACTATATTTAA